A part of Thermus albus genomic DNA contains:
- a CDS encoding MFS transporter, which yields MLPLLLAWLHTVNDLFSNFLTPLLPKLMAHFGVGLGTVGLLVSVYSLTGSLFQPLAGFIADRLDRRLLAALGPVLVALGMGSLGLWPRFEALLLVLGLSGLGSALFHASGASLVGEFAPKERRGFWLSFFGSAGYLGLSLGPVVALFAVGVWGLKGLFWLTPLALLPALLLLRLPPVRRQGRPASLEDFLRVFRGDVARLWGMATLRSLVFMSFSTTLPYWFTQRSLSDAYIALSLSTYSFSATLGAFLGGTLSDRLGRKAVLVGTLTFGLPLYLGLLFLPPGGASYLVLLALTGALMNAGIPVAVALAQELEPGQTATVSGLLMGFTWGFAGLFYAPIGHLIEVFGVMPVLLALGVLILPAWALAQGVREPGLAQGGGR from the coding sequence GTGCTGCCTCTTCTCTTGGCCTGGCTCCACACCGTCAACGACCTCTTCTCCAACTTCCTCACCCCCCTTTTGCCCAAGCTAATGGCCCACTTCGGCGTGGGCTTGGGCACGGTGGGGCTTTTGGTGTCGGTGTATTCCCTAACGGGTAGCCTTTTCCAGCCTTTGGCTGGCTTCATCGCCGACCGGTTGGACCGGAGGCTTCTGGCGGCCCTGGGGCCGGTGCTGGTGGCCCTGGGTATGGGTTCTTTGGGCCTGTGGCCCCGGTTTGAGGCGCTCCTTTTGGTCCTGGGACTTTCCGGCTTGGGTTCGGCCCTTTTTCACGCCTCGGGGGCAAGCCTGGTGGGGGAGTTCGCCCCCAAGGAGCGGAGGGGGTTTTGGCTTTCCTTTTTTGGTTCGGCGGGGTACCTGGGCCTCTCCCTGGGGCCGGTGGTGGCCCTTTTTGCCGTGGGAGTCTGGGGGCTTAAGGGGCTTTTTTGGCTTACCCCTTTGGCCCTGCTTCCAGCCCTGTTGCTTTTGCGCCTCCCCCCTGTGCGGCGGCAAGGGAGGCCTGCAAGCCTCGAGGACTTCCTAAGGGTGTTTCGCGGGGACGTGGCCCGGCTATGGGGGATGGCCACCTTGCGGAGCCTGGTGTTTATGAGCTTTTCCACCACCTTGCCCTACTGGTTTACCCAGAGGAGCCTTTCCGATGCCTACATCGCCCTAAGCCTATCCACCTACAGTTTCTCCGCCACCTTGGGCGCCTTCCTGGGGGGTACCCTTTCCGACCGCCTGGGACGGAAGGCGGTGTTGGTGGGGACCTTGACCTTCGGGCTTCCCCTGTATCTGGGCCTTCTTTTCCTGCCCCCCGGAGGTGCGTCCTACCTGGTGCTCTTGGCCCTGACCGGGGCCTTGATGAACGCAGGCATTCCGGTGGCCGTGGCCTTGGCCCAGGAGCTGGAACCCGGCCAGACGGCCACGGTTTCAGGTCTTCTCATGGGCTTTACCTGGGGTTTTGCCGGGCTTTTCTACGCCCCCATAGGGCACCTGATAGAGGTGTTTGGCGTGATGCCGGTCCTCCTGGCCCTAGGGGTCTTGATCCTGCCCGCCTGGGCCTTGGCCCAAGGGGTAAGGGAGCCGGGCTTGGCGCAGGGCGGGGGGCGTTAA